The Nitrospira sp. genome window below encodes:
- a CDS encoding DNA polymerase III subunit alpha: protein MASSFVHLHLHTQFSLLDGANQIEPLVRQIKSFNQPAVAMTDHGNMFGAVEFYRKAKDVGVKPIIGCEAYMALESRHAKKDSGLAHNDYYHLILLARNLTGYQNLIKLVSKGYLEGFYYKPRIDKELLRLHHEGIIALSGCLSGEIPYLIGQNDMAGAMAVAGEFQEIFGTDHFYLEVQANGLDHQRVANTGLVEIHKKLGIPMAGTNDCHYLNKDDARPHELMLCLQTGKTLSDPNRMKFDTDQLYVKSTEEIAPAFAEFPDAVMNTCRIADHCDLDLPLNKTHLPQYRVPEGFRDRESYLEHLAVAGLKERLKERPSRIASPVYEQRLREELMVICSMGFAGYFLIVWDIIRFARSRTIPVGPGRGSAAGSLVAYALRITDLDPLVYTLLFERFLNPERVSLPDIDMDFCMDRRGEVINYVVDKYGTDHVAQIITFGTLGAKAAIRDVGRVLELSYADADKVAKLVPNQLNITLQQALDTEPRLRELVETDPKIKELMANARSLEGLARHASTHAAGVVISEGPLTDHVPLYKGANDEIVTQYSMGDVEKIGLVKFDFLGLKTLTMIRRAETLINETHPEAAPLVIDQVPFDDPATFALLSSGKTTGLFQLESSGMRDLLTGLKPDRFEDIIAIIALYRPGPMDLIPDFIKRKQGKVPITYEAPELEPILKDTYGVIVYQEQVMAIANKVAGFSLGQADILRRAMGKKKPEEMEKLRVKFIDGAKQNKIPENKAQKLYELIQKFAGYGFNKSHAAAYAVVCYQTGFLKAHYPTEFMAALMTTDMGNQDKLVGYFTECRDLGIKVLGPDVNASQKHFAVADGAIRFGLAAIKNVGEGAVESVLDVRSRTGPFGSFFDFCRRVDLHKVNKRMLEGLIKAGAFDSTEVKRSQLMAILDQAVEEGAAAQREREVGQTSIFGEELHGDHAAVALPAPTLPSIAEWDQAQRLKYERELTGFYISAHPLARYEAILGALSTTSTIGLKDCTDNGEVKLCGIIATIKSMLTKKGDRMAYLTVEDLHGTAEVIVFPDLFKTAGELITPERIVRITGTIDRGDKGTKIRSSKIEPLAEVQAQAIKRIRIRLTDRPEVQDQLPRLLEVLRRHPGSTTVSMSFRTDGTLEAETAPLPNLTICPSDHFISDVEEVLGKGALSLLS from the coding sequence ATGGCTTCGTCATTCGTGCATCTTCATCTCCACACTCAGTTCAGTCTCCTCGACGGTGCGAATCAGATCGAACCGCTCGTTCGCCAGATCAAGTCCTTTAACCAGCCTGCCGTGGCCATGACCGACCATGGCAACATGTTCGGCGCGGTTGAGTTTTATCGCAAAGCGAAGGACGTGGGCGTCAAGCCGATCATCGGATGCGAAGCCTACATGGCCCTTGAAAGTCGACATGCCAAGAAAGATAGCGGGCTCGCGCATAACGATTATTACCATCTGATTTTACTCGCAAGAAATCTCACCGGTTATCAAAATCTCATTAAACTGGTCAGTAAAGGATATCTTGAAGGATTCTATTATAAGCCTCGAATTGATAAAGAACTCTTAAGGCTCCACCACGAAGGGATTATCGCCCTGTCCGGTTGCTTAAGTGGTGAAATTCCCTACCTCATCGGCCAAAACGATATGGCAGGCGCCATGGCGGTCGCTGGTGAGTTTCAAGAAATCTTTGGGACGGATCATTTCTATCTTGAAGTTCAGGCAAACGGCCTCGATCATCAGCGCGTGGCAAACACTGGCCTCGTGGAAATCCATAAGAAGCTTGGGATTCCCATGGCCGGGACCAACGATTGCCATTACCTCAACAAGGACGACGCACGACCGCATGAGTTGATGTTGTGCCTCCAGACCGGGAAAACGTTGAGCGATCCCAACCGAATGAAATTCGACACGGATCAGCTCTATGTCAAATCAACGGAGGAGATCGCCCCGGCATTTGCCGAGTTTCCCGATGCCGTGATGAACACGTGCCGGATTGCCGACCATTGCGACCTCGATCTCCCCTTGAACAAGACACATCTCCCACAGTACCGTGTGCCGGAAGGGTTCAGAGATCGTGAATCCTATCTGGAGCATCTCGCCGTCGCCGGTCTCAAGGAACGATTAAAGGAACGCCCCAGTCGAATCGCTTCACCCGTCTATGAGCAGCGACTCAGAGAAGAGCTCATGGTGATCTGCTCGATGGGATTTGCCGGATACTTTCTCATCGTGTGGGACATCATCCGTTTCGCTCGATCTCGCACGATTCCTGTTGGACCAGGTCGCGGTTCTGCCGCAGGTAGTCTGGTCGCCTATGCCTTGCGCATTACAGACCTTGATCCATTGGTATACACGCTCTTGTTCGAGCGTTTCTTGAACCCTGAACGGGTCTCCCTCCCGGATATCGACATGGATTTTTGCATGGATCGGCGAGGTGAGGTGATCAACTATGTCGTCGATAAATACGGCACCGACCATGTAGCCCAGATCATTACCTTCGGGACGCTCGGTGCAAAAGCCGCCATCCGTGATGTCGGACGAGTCTTGGAACTGTCGTACGCGGACGCCGACAAAGTCGCGAAGCTCGTCCCCAATCAATTGAACATCACCTTGCAGCAAGCCCTGGACACCGAGCCTCGCCTACGCGAGTTGGTCGAAACCGATCCGAAGATCAAAGAGCTGATGGCCAATGCGCGATCGCTCGAGGGTCTTGCGCGCCACGCCTCCACCCATGCCGCCGGCGTCGTGATCTCCGAAGGTCCGCTCACCGACCATGTCCCGCTCTACAAAGGCGCGAACGACGAAATCGTGACGCAGTATTCGATGGGAGATGTTGAGAAAATTGGCTTGGTGAAATTTGATTTCCTTGGCCTCAAGACGCTGACGATGATCAGGCGAGCCGAAACACTGATCAACGAGACCCATCCCGAGGCCGCCCCTCTCGTGATCGACCAGGTGCCCTTCGACGACCCAGCCACGTTCGCCCTGTTGAGCTCTGGTAAAACAACCGGGCTCTTCCAATTGGAAAGTTCGGGCATGCGAGATCTCCTCACAGGACTCAAGCCGGATCGATTCGAAGACATCATCGCGATCATCGCACTGTATCGACCTGGGCCGATGGACCTGATCCCCGATTTCATCAAGCGTAAACAGGGGAAGGTCCCGATCACGTATGAGGCACCGGAACTGGAACCTATTCTGAAAGACACCTACGGCGTGATCGTGTACCAGGAACAGGTCATGGCGATCGCCAATAAGGTCGCCGGCTTCTCCTTGGGACAAGCCGACATTCTTCGCCGGGCGATGGGGAAGAAAAAGCCGGAAGAAATGGAAAAGTTGCGGGTCAAGTTTATCGACGGGGCGAAGCAGAACAAGATTCCTGAGAACAAGGCGCAAAAGCTCTACGAGCTCATCCAGAAGTTCGCCGGATATGGCTTCAATAAGTCGCACGCGGCCGCTTATGCCGTGGTGTGTTACCAGACAGGCTTCTTAAAGGCCCACTATCCGACGGAATTCATGGCGGCGCTCATGACCACCGACATGGGCAACCAGGACAAGCTGGTCGGGTATTTCACTGAGTGTCGAGATCTCGGCATCAAGGTCCTGGGTCCTGATGTGAACGCGAGTCAAAAGCACTTTGCCGTGGCGGACGGAGCCATCCGCTTTGGCTTGGCAGCCATCAAAAACGTCGGTGAGGGGGCTGTTGAATCGGTGCTTGACGTGCGATCTCGTACCGGCCCCTTTGGGTCGTTCTTCGACTTTTGCCGGCGGGTGGACTTACATAAAGTCAACAAACGAATGCTGGAAGGGTTGATCAAGGCCGGCGCGTTCGATTCAACGGAAGTAAAACGTTCGCAACTCATGGCCATACTCGACCAGGCCGTGGAAGAGGGCGCGGCAGCCCAGCGTGAACGAGAGGTCGGACAGACCAGTATCTTTGGTGAGGAACTTCATGGAGACCATGCTGCGGTGGCTCTCCCCGCACCCACACTACCCTCGATTGCTGAATGGGACCAGGCTCAGCGACTCAAGTATGAACGTGAATTAACTGGCTTTTATATTTCCGCTCATCCCCTCGCACGGTACGAAGCCATCCTCGGTGCCCTCTCCACGACTTCGACGATAGGTTTGAAAGATTGCACCGACAACGGTGAGGTGAAACTCTGCGGCATTATCGCCACCATCAAATCGATGCTCACGAAAAAGGGTGATCGTATGGCCTACCTGACCGTGGAAGACTTGCATGGGACGGCCGAGGTCATCGTCTTTCCCGATCTGTTTAAGACAGCCGGAGAGTTGATCACACCGGAACGGATCGTGAGGATCACCGGGACGATCGATCGTGGCGATAAAGGCACGAAAATCCGAAGCAGCAAGATCGAACCGTTGGCCGAGGTGCAGGCTCAGGCGATCAAACGCATTCGAATCCGCCTCACTGATCGTCCCGAGGTGCAGGACCAGCTCCCTCGCTTGCTGGAGGTGCTCAGGCGGCACCCTGGTAGCACCACCG